In bacterium, the genomic window GTTTTTATTGTTTGTTTCGGTAAGTATTCCAAAAAAGCCCCTCCAGAAATACCCACACGCAACAAACAACAAGAACTAACGCGCGCGGGACAAATGGCCTTAAAAGAAAAAATTAAAACTGATTTGAAGGAGGCGATGAAACGCGGCGATACGGCCGTTGTTTCTGTTTTGCGCATGGCGCTCTCTGCCATGCAAAATAAAGAAATTGAAAAGCGGGTAGAAAACCTTGCGGATGCAGAGGCGGAGCGCGTGCTCGCAACGGAAGGGCGTAAACGCAAAGATTCTATTGTAAGTTTTGAGCAGGGGAACAGACCGGAGCTTGCCCAAAAAGAAAGAGAAGAGCTTGCCGTCATCAAAGCCTACCTTCCCGAAGAGGCGAGCGCTCAAGAGATCCAAAAAGCGGTGAAGGAAGCTATTATAAAAACGGGAGCACAGAATCTTAAGGATATGGGAAAGGTAATGGGTGTGGCAATGAGCGTTCTGGAGGGAAGAGCAGACGGAACGGAAGTTCAGAGGATCACAAAAGAAGAACTGGGTCTATCCGCCTGAACTTTGCTGCATAGGATTCCCCGGGATTTAAGTAAAATGCGCAATCATCATGTCAATATTCGTTGAAAAAACGAACAAAACCAAGTTTAAAGTGCCCGTAAGGCGTTTTTTTGTTTTGATGTCCGCGCGGGCCCTCAAGAGCATAGTATTTAAAAACCATAAACCGCCGCGCATACTCGAAGTTTCCTTGATTTTCGTATCTTCCCGCGAGATGCGGCATCTTAATAAAAAGCACCGCCGCGAGGATGAGTTGACGGACGTGCTTTCATTCCCGCATTTTCAGTCCGCGCCAGTCCGTACCCCATCCGTCCGCGCAAAATCCCGTTTAATGGGGAAAATTGTCCCTATGGCAGACCCTGATGGCGTGGTACGATTAGGAGAGATTATTATCGCTCCCGAGGCGGTAAGTAAAGAGGCGACGCTGTTCGGGCACACCGTCTTTGAACATTATATGTTCTTGTTCGTTCATGGGTTTCTGCATTTGCTGGGATACGACCACGAGAAATCAAAAAAAGATGAACATATTATGCAGAAAGTTCAATCCGCGGCATTGAAGATCCTAAAGAATTGAAAAATTTTGAACGACCGATCGCGGTCCGTAATCTGTAATTGGGTAATTCTTAAAAAAGTGGCAAAAGATTCCATAATCATCGGCTTTGATATCGGTTCCACTGCCATACGGGCGGTAGTGGCGGTATTTTCAGCATCCAGCTCCCGTGCCCAGATCATCGGACTGGGGGAAGCCCCATCGGGCGGCATAAGAAAGGGCACCATTATCGATATCGAGGAGACCATAAAAAGCATACGTCTTGCCAAAGATCAGGCAGAGCGGGCAAGTTCCGTAAAAATCGAGAGCGCATACATATCCGTCGGCGGGGGGCTGATCTCAAGTCGTGTATCAAAAGGGGTTGTTGCGGTTTCTCGTGCGGATGGGGAAATTTCCGAACACGATGTAACGCGGGTTATTCAAGCCGCATCTGCCATATCTCTGCCTCAAAACCGAGAGATTATTCACGTCATCCCCCGCTGGTTTTCTGTTGATGCGGAAAGCGGCATCTTTGATCCGATCGGCATGCAGGGGATAAGGCTTGAGATCGACGCCCTTCTTGTAGATGCCAACACCCAGCTTTTGCGGAATATTGAGAAATGCATGACCGAAGTTGGCGTGGAAATAAATGGCGTGGTGCTTGACACTCTTGCCGCAAGCCGATCCACCCTCGTTAAACGCCAAAAAGATATCGGCGTGGTCCTCTTGGATATCGGTGGAGCCAAAACCGGTCTGATGGTTTTTGAGGACGGCAATATCGTGCACACTTCCATGCTTCCCGTCGGCTCCACGCATATCACCAATGACATTGCCATCGGTCTTAAGATGGGAGTTGATGTCGCAGAACGCATTAAAAGGGAATACGGGTCTTCTCTTCCTCATGAAATCGGAAAAAAGGACATGGTGGAATTTGCAAAAGTCGCTCGAGACGAAGTTGGGGTTTTCTCCAGAAGAGAAGTTGCGGAGATTATCGAAGCGCGCGTGCGGGAACTTCTGGGACTTGCGAACAAAGAGCTTAAGGCCATACATCATGAAGCCTTGTTGCCCGGTGGCGTGGTGATGGTCGGGGGCGGAGCAAAAATTCCGGGCATTGTTGATGTCGCCAAAGAAGAATTAAAAATTCCCGCGCAAATAGGATTCCCCGTAGAAACCGATGGCGTGGTGGAAGCCATTGACGATCCGTCATATGCTTGCGGCATTGGGCTCGTATTATGGGGGCGCGACCTCGAGGAGCGCAAGAAAATGGGCTCAATCTCATTCTTTTCTCCCAGAAAGACAGGCGCGAATACGGCAAGCAGGCTCAAGAGATTTTTTAAAGCATTCGTGCCATAAACCCCGCGTCTTTAGAGGCATCCGCATATTCAGGTATTAAAACGGCTTATTTAAGCCATTTTTTATTTATACTTTTCCTTGAAAAAACTTGAGCGTAACAGCTATTGCGGCAAGAATAACCTTGTGTATAATGAAGGTGTTGTGTTTTTTGTTTAAGAGCGTTACGCTGAAGGCGTATTAATACAGCGCTTCATCGGATCGCTGGGAACATCAAATCTCAAAAAATCAAAATGAAAAAGCGGGGGTTTTTTGCTTACAAA contains:
- the ftsA gene encoding cell division protein FtsA codes for the protein MAKDSIIIGFDIGSTAIRAVVAVFSASSSRAQIIGLGEAPSGGIRKGTIIDIEETIKSIRLAKDQAERASSVKIESAYISVGGGLISSRVSKGVVAVSRADGEISEHDVTRVIQAASAISLPQNREIIHVIPRWFSVDAESGIFDPIGMQGIRLEIDALLVDANTQLLRNIEKCMTEVGVEINGVVLDTLAASRSTLVKRQKDIGVVLLDIGGAKTGLMVFEDGNIVHTSMLPVGSTHITNDIAIGLKMGVDVAERIKREYGSSLPHEIGKKDMVEFAKVARDEVGVFSRREVAEIIEARVRELLGLANKELKAIHHEALLPGGVVMVGGGAKIPGIVDVAKEELKIPAQIGFPVETDGVVEAIDDPSYACGIGLVLWGRDLEERKKMGSISFFSPRKTGANTASRLKRFFKAFVP
- a CDS encoding GatB/YqeY domain-containing protein — protein: VFIVCFGKYSKKAPPEIPTRNKQQELTRAGQMALKEKIKTDLKEAMKRGDTAVVSVLRMALSAMQNKEIEKRVENLADAEAERVLATEGRKRKDSIVSFEQGNRPELAQKEREELAVIKAYLPEEASAQEIQKAVKEAIIKTGAQNLKDMGKVMGVAMSVLEGRADGTEVQRITKEELGLSA
- the ybeY gene encoding rRNA maturation RNase YbeY; its protein translation is MSIFVEKTNKTKFKVPVRRFFVLMSARALKSIVFKNHKPPRILEVSLIFVSSREMRHLNKKHRREDELTDVLSFPHFQSAPVRTPSVRAKSRLMGKIVPMADPDGVVRLGEIIIAPEAVSKEATLFGHTVFEHYMFLFVHGFLHLLGYDHEKSKKDEHIMQKVQSAALKILKN